A genomic window from Megalobrama amblycephala isolate DHTTF-2021 linkage group LG2, ASM1881202v1, whole genome shotgun sequence includes:
- the mn1a gene encoding transcriptional activator MN1, with translation MNSNYNSAGFHMKGPSVAVEPMMGPLNESPMQGLNFVSNRDQYGFQTHGHGDMLAMGVQPQHQLHMQGPFNHQPPNHEQHSHLYQDSVPSCLHGDRHMGFNSTNAGHPHMFEGGFGQQLAEAQSRECISQQQHQQRMAAMPEFQPHGHPNGNNAVPAPCLPLDQSPNRAASFHGLPSSSPETHRLEHYRLFPQGRMGGSEHCFPCDPLTGNFDMTGFSTADNSEHKLPYCETGNQVAGGHFPTCNRSGSRGPMMGGSKVDQQLPQQNVFSDRFGNRGKMDPGVNARHHLMAQQRPGPVARQNPGSPALPRFYHTPDYVANNADPMVHVQHGHLDRPVHRLNNHNMHPFGEPVFDVPQLAPQPPHHPHLSSLPYLNMAKRPRFDLPNGSAGESCSPLSNSLHNRPNLENHLSPSAFPSPMGDFTSHVTDGFPSGPLPLSAGPQQQQQQQQQRRQNAAMMIKQMASRSQQQRMRQPDLQQLSLHGDVTSNGMVCRGPLGSVSQSNFEKKHNFHGNFDSPHLPQENSWFPEPQQHCRETNTHALEQAENGHNIIFRQGVTSMDMQSLNSPGAHHPFENNVSNPLQMQSPDESNMQSGAPTDRRPAEFGGMAMRRQHSFPPGGPSQQGAPQSNPPGFSSSPGNYPAHPEYLSSQHLSVNKLGALSLGNLNKASTKDSVFGQSCLAALSTACQNMIASLGAPNLNVTFNKKSQNEAKRKAGQVEQDINSSGSSGPGAEYFQSNASQNSQTPCSGNNNNTTTGQSGTGQMAKREASTLSPNDNMESGCEGKMATGKGRGKKRRDSGHISPGNFSPPCGGGGGGGNPVVSPSQQGSALGMGMESRGKTPERSLVSPSFGKPDLATSMDSGIQSVGKSDGVSPCMDYLDDASPNYNAEDPRPCRAGVKCNSENRAGYSDAPCMEQVRTPLSNTGQDEVHPLEILQAQIQLQRQQFSISEDQPMGGKTGKKADCQAGLNGECALASSSPVTGKGSVNTIDLDSLMTEQHATWYVPGNKALIEDPGNDKCLGFWDRARGQSDNKEGHG, from the exons ATGAACTCTAATTATAACAGTGCCGGATTTCATATGAAAGGGCCGTCAGTAGCTGTGGAGCCGATGATGGGTCCCCTAAACGAGTCCCCCATGCAGGGACTCAACTTTGTCTCAAATAGAGACCAGTATGGATTCCAGACTCATGGCCATGGGGATATGCTCGCTATGGGAGTTCAGCCACAACATCAACTACACATGCAAGGACCGTTCAACCATCAACCTCCTAACCACGAGCAGCATTCACATCTGTACCAGGATAGCGTCCCCTCTTGCCTTCATGGGGACAGACACATGGGTTTCAACAGCACCAATGCAGGCCACCCGCATATGTTTGAAGGAGGATTCGGTCAGCAGCTCGCAGAGGCGCAGTCACGAGAATGTATCtcacagcagcagcatcaacaGAGAATGGCCGCGATGCCTGAGTTTCAACCACACGGCCACCCGAATGGTAACAATGCCGTTCCGGCACCGTGTCTTCCCCTAGACCAGTCACCGAACCGTGCCGCTTCGTTCCACGGCCTGCCGTCCTCGTCCCCTGAAACCCACAGACTTGAACACTACAGGCTTTTCCCACAGGGCAGGATGGGGGGATCAGAGCACTGTTTTCCCTGTGATCCTCTGACGGGGAATTTCGATATGACGGGATTCTCCACCGCGGACAATTCAGAACACAAACTGCCCTATTGTGAAACGGGGAACCAAGTGGCCGGGGGTCATTTTCCCACTTGCAATCGAAGTGGTTCCCGAGGGCCCATGATGGGCGGCTCGAAAGTCGACCAGCAGCTACCTCAGCAAAACGTGTTTTCGGACCGATTCGGGAACAGAGGGAAAATGGATCCGGGGGTTAACGCTAGACACCACCTCATGGCGCAGCAGAGACCGGGACCCGTCGCCAGGCAGAACCCTGGTTCTCCTGCCCTTCCGCGGTTTTATCACACTCCGGACTATGTAGCCAACAATGCGGACCCGATGGTTCACGTTCAGCACGGGCACCTGGATCGGCCCGTCCATAGACTGAACAATCATAACATGCATCCCTTCGGGGAGCCGGTTTTTGATGTCCCCCAGCTAGCCCCTCAGCCCCCACATCACCCTCACCTCAGCTCACTGCCTTATTTGAATATGGCGAAAAGGCCACGGTTTGATCTCCCAAATGGCTCTGCGGGAGAGAGCTGCAGCCCCCTAAGCAACAGCTTACATAATCGGCCCAATCTTGAGAACCACCTCTCCCCCTCTGCTTTCCCCTCTCCCATGGGGGACTTCACCTCTCATGTGACGGATGGGTTTCCATCAGGACCCCTTCCCTTGAGCGCCGGcccacagcagcagcaacaacagcagcagcagcggcgGCAGAACGCAGCGATGATGATCAAACAAATGGCATCGAGGAGCCAGCAGCAGAGAATGAGGCAACCCGACCTGCAACAGTTAAGTCTCCACGGGGACGTCACATCAAACGGCATGGTCTGCCGAGGCCCTCTGGGTAGTGTGTCTCAGTCCAATTTTGAGAAGAAGCATAATTTTCATGGAAACTTTGACAGCCCCCACCTACCTCAAGAAAACTCATGGTTTCCTGAGCCGCAGCAGCATTGTAGAGAAACAAACACGCATGCCTTGGAGCAGGCAGAGAATGGACACAACATTATTTTTAGACAAGGCGTCACAAGCATGGACATGCAGTCTTTGAATTCTCCGGGAGCGCATCATCCGTTCGAAAATAATGTCAGCAATCCTCTGCAGATGCAGTCTCCTGATGAGAGCAACATGCAGTCGGGCGCACCCACGGACAGGAGGCCGGCTGAATTTGGAGGAATGGCGATGAGGCGGCAACACAGCTTCCCTCCTGGAGGGCCGAGTCAACAGGGAGCCCCCCAGAGCAATCCTCCAGGATTTAGCTCCTCTCCAGGGAACTATCCCGCCCATCCCGAGTACCTCTCCAGCCAGCACCTGTCAGTCAATAAGCTTGGGGCCCTCTCTTTGGGGAATTTGAACAAAGCCAGTACAAAAGACAGTGTGTTTGGCCAAAGCTGTCTGGCAGCTCTTTCCACGGCCTGCCAGAATATGATCGCCAGCCTTGGGGCCCCAAACCTCAATGTGACTTTTAATAAGAAAAGTCAAAATGAGGCCAAACGCAAAGCAGGTCAGGTTGAGCAGGACATAAATAGCAGTGGCAGTAGCGGCCCAGGGGCAGAGTATTTCCAGAGCAATGCTTCTCAGAATAGTCAAACGCCTTGCTCTGGGAATAACAACAATACGACGACAGGTCAAAGTGGTACGGGCCAGATGGCGAAAAGGGAAGCGAGCACCCTCTCCCCAAACGACAAcatggagtctggatgtgaggGGAAAATGGCAACAGGCAAGGGAAGGGGGAAGAAGAGACGAGACAGTGGGCACATCAGTCCTGGAAACTTCTCCCCTCCatgcggcggcggcggcggcggcggtaACCCCGTCGTCAGTCCGAGTCAGCAGGGCTCCGCTTTGGGCATGGGCATGGAGAGCCGAGGGAAGACCCCGGAGAGGTCGCTGGTCTCCCCTTCCTTCGGTAAGCCCGACCTCGCCACCTCAATGGACAGCGGAATTCAAAGCGTGGGCAAGTCGGATGGCGTTTCACCGTGCATGGATTATTTAGACGACGCCAGCCCCAACTACAACGCTGAGGACCCGAGGCCTTGCAGAGCTGGCGTGAAGTGTAATTCTGAAAACAGGGCCGGCTACAGTGACGCTCCGTGCATGGAACAGGTGCGGACGCCATTGAGCAACACGGGCCAGGATGAGGTTCACCCTCTGGAGATTTTGCAGGCTCAGATCCAGCTGCAAAGGCAGCAGTTCAGCATCTCCGAGGACCAGCCGATGGGAGGGAAAACGGGCAAAAAGGCCGACTGCCAGGCCGGTCTGAACGGAGAATGCGCCCTGGCCAGTTCTAGCCCGGTCACAGGCAAGGGCTCTGTGAATACCATTGACCTTGACTCTCTCATGACAGAGCAGCATGCCACCTGGTATGTCCCTGGCAACAAGGCTCTGATAGAGGACCCCGGTAATGACAAGTGCCTGGGATTCTGGGATCGAGCACGGGGCCAGAGTGACAACAAAGAAG GACATGGGTAG